The proteins below come from a single Syntrophorhabdaceae bacterium genomic window:
- a CDS encoding PAS domain S-box protein, whose product MSEQEKTRDALLAEIEELKRRIGELETAQAEHREVEAALRKTEEKYRRIFEDAIEGIFQTSVEGRFLSANPSLARVHGYDSPQDLIDSVTDISSQLYVDRADRARSIEKMNRQGSLQNFETRMYGKDGSIHWISMNIHPVRDAANKIRYYEGTMLDITERKKAEASLQESEERYRTAIENSNDAVAIIQGNINQYVNRRFVEMFEYDSPEEAIGKPVLLIVHPDEIAKVSEINLRRQSGEPVPSRYEFKGITKRGRILYVEVSAAIIPYRNATVYLVYLRDVTERKEAEQALIESRNALEGLNRAKTKAVNHISHELKTPLSVIQGSMRLIKRKLEPTPQYGAIRELVDSVERNLQRLFNISRETDQIFRLSQELEAVMLVGDLDRLWQRMESLSEVPSDVRAHWSALRKWVDQYFAASTQFFQSIDLYTSVVSVVDRMKGRLSGRDLDIKVDGANDLFISMDPQILKDIAEGLIKNAIENTPDGGSIRIGLEQKDDRIVLNVTDTGVGITEENKRHLLDGLHHAKETDLYSSKRPLEFGAGGKGLDLLRTKYYSMRFGFDITFESNRCVHIPTDQRLCPGDISQCPSIKSKEECLSSGGTTFSVSFPVRKRPASIDEP is encoded by the coding sequence ATGTCAGAACAGGAAAAAACCAGAGACGCGCTTCTTGCCGAGATCGAAGAGCTTAAGAGACGCATTGGTGAGCTGGAAACCGCCCAGGCCGAGCACAGGGAGGTTGAAGCGGCCCTGCGCAAAACCGAAGAGAAGTATCGGCGCATCTTCGAGGATGCCATAGAGGGCATCTTTCAGACAAGCGTCGAGGGTCGTTTTCTCAGCGCAAACCCTTCCCTCGCCCGCGTCCACGGGTATGATTCACCCCAGGACCTTATCGATTCCGTCACCGATATCTCCAGCCAGCTCTACGTTGACCGCGCCGACCGCGCCCGGAGCATTGAAAAGATGAACCGGCAGGGTTCGCTCCAGAACTTCGAAACCCGGATGTACGGCAAGGATGGCAGCATTCACTGGATATCCATGAACATACACCCCGTTCGTGACGCCGCCAACAAGATACGTTATTACGAAGGCACCATGCTGGACATCACGGAACGAAAGAAGGCCGAGGCGAGCCTCCAGGAGAGCGAGGAGCGTTACCGGACAGCCATCGAAAACTCCAACGACGCCGTGGCCATCATCCAGGGCAACATCAATCAGTACGTCAACAGGCGCTTCGTGGAGATGTTCGAGTACGATTCGCCCGAGGAGGCCATCGGCAAGCCGGTTCTTCTCATCGTCCATCCCGACGAGATAGCGAAGGTGAGCGAGATCAACCTGCGCCGCCAGAGTGGTGAACCGGTGCCGTCGCGCTACGAGTTCAAGGGTATCACGAAGAGGGGCCGGATACTCTATGTTGAGGTCTCCGCCGCGATCATACCCTATCGCAACGCCACGGTGTACCTCGTCTATCTCAGGGATGTCACCGAACGCAAGGAAGCGGAACAGGCCCTCATAGAATCCCGCAACGCCCTGGAGGGCCTCAACCGGGCCAAGACAAAGGCCGTCAATCACATCTCTCATGAGCTCAAGACACCTCTATCCGTTATCCAGGGAAGCATGAGGCTCATAAAACGAAAGCTTGAACCCACGCCACAATACGGAGCGATACGGGAGCTTGTCGATTCCGTGGAACGCAACCTCCAGAGACTTTTCAACATCTCCCGCGAAACGGACCAGATATTCAGGCTTTCCCAGGAACTCGAGGCTGTAATGCTCGTGGGCGACCTTGACAGGCTGTGGCAGCGGATGGAGAGCCTTTCGGAGGTGCCTTCCGATGTCCGCGCCCACTGGAGCGCTCTGAGAAAATGGGTGGACCAGTATTTCGCGGCAAGCACGCAATTCTTCCAGTCCATCGACCTTTACACCTCCGTCGTTTCCGTCGTGGATCGCATGAAGGGCCGGTTGTCCGGACGCGACCTCGACATCAAGGTGGACGGGGCCAACGATCTCTTCATCTCCATGGACCCCCAGATCCTTAAAGACATCGCCGAAGGCCTTATAAAGAACGCCATCGAGAACACACCTGACGGCGGCTCGATCAGGATCGGTCTCGAACAGAAGGACGACCGCATCGTCCTCAATGTCACCGACACCGGCGTGGGCATTACCGAAGAGAATAAGCGGCATCTCCTCGATGGATTGCATCACGCAAAGGAGACAGACCTTTATTCATCGAAGAGACCTCTTGAGTTCGGCGCAGGAGGAAAAGGACTCGACCTCCTGAGAACGAAATACTATTCCATGCGCTTCGGTTTCGACATCACCTTCGAAAGCAACCGCTGCGTCCACATTCCCACGGACCAGCGCCTGTGCCCGGGAGACATCTCCCAATGCCCCTCCATAAAGAGCAAGGAGGAATGTCTCAGTTCAGGCGGGACAACCTTCAGCGTATCCTTCCCGGTCAGGAAACGTCCGGCCTCCATCGATGAGCCATAG
- a CDS encoding acetolactate synthase large subunit produces MNGAKLVLRTAVLNGIDICFANAGTTEIPLVAALDGEPGIKAVLGLFEGVCTGAADGYGRVLDRPAMALLHLGPGFANGIACLHNARRAKAPVVNIIGEHASWHRDADPPLNMDINAMAGAVSGWKRTCRSPRSLSRDTAAVIAASARGQIASLIIPNDHQWADCTGIPIVKASPFSEPIDTEAVSRAAKGLRRGKRTAMILGGRALRKKGLMMAARIRAATGCDLLANSFPGYMDRGGPLPSVTRIPYFPEAAMELMARYDTVVLAGAPDPVTFFGYEGIPSYVIPEAVLKIAVHSPGQDMNALLECLADSVGRAKRSAVGTGDAGKGKRPSLPSGRLTPDIVSSVIAALQPEDGIVVDEGLTTSFPYYPISHGCAPHGFMTIAGGAIGYGMPCAAGAALAAPGRPIINIQADGSAMYTVQALWTMAREGLNITTLLCNNGGYRIIGMELERAGLVDLTEVSRRLVDIDGPAIDWTSLSTGLGVPATRVADAAGLAREMKRAMSEEGPHLIEMMVVQG; encoded by the coding sequence ATGAACGGCGCGAAACTGGTCTTGAGGACGGCGGTTCTGAATGGTATCGATATCTGCTTCGCCAACGCGGGGACAACGGAGATACCCCTTGTTGCGGCCCTTGACGGTGAGCCCGGGATAAAGGCCGTCCTCGGTCTTTTCGAAGGGGTATGCACGGGGGCCGCCGACGGCTACGGGCGGGTGCTGGACAGGCCGGCGATGGCGCTCCTCCACCTGGGCCCCGGTTTCGCCAACGGGATAGCGTGCCTTCACAACGCGCGACGGGCAAAGGCGCCGGTCGTGAACATCATCGGGGAGCACGCATCGTGGCACCGTGATGCGGACCCGCCCCTCAATATGGACATCAATGCGATGGCGGGGGCCGTTTCGGGGTGGAAAAGGACGTGCAGGAGTCCCCGAAGCCTTTCCCGGGACACGGCGGCGGTGATAGCGGCGAGCGCCCGAGGGCAGATAGCGAGCCTTATCATCCCCAACGACCATCAGTGGGCCGATTGCACCGGTATTCCCATTGTGAAAGCGTCCCCGTTCTCCGAACCCATCGACACCGAAGCGGTCAGCCGGGCCGCAAAGGGCCTGCGCAGGGGCAAGAGAACCGCAATGATACTGGGGGGCCGGGCACTGCGCAAAAAGGGCCTGATGATGGCGGCGCGTATCCGTGCCGCAACGGGCTGCGATCTTCTGGCGAACAGTTTTCCCGGTTACATGGATCGCGGGGGCCCGCTGCCGTCGGTCACGAGGATCCCCTATTTCCCGGAGGCCGCAATGGAGCTGATGGCGAGATACGATACGGTGGTCCTTGCAGGTGCTCCGGACCCCGTCACTTTCTTCGGATACGAGGGTATCCCCAGTTATGTCATCCCCGAGGCGGTCCTGAAGATAGCCGTGCACAGCCCCGGGCAGGACATGAACGCACTGCTCGAGTGCCTCGCCGATTCCGTTGGCAGGGCAAAGAGGTCCGCCGTCGGCACCGGTGACGCCGGGAAGGGAAAAAGACCTTCCCTTCCTTCCGGCCGGCTCACTCCTGATATAGTCTCCTCCGTCATAGCCGCTTTGCAGCCCGAGGATGGGATCGTTGTCGACGAGGGGCTTACGACCTCCTTCCCTTACTACCCCATTTCCCATGGATGTGCCCCCCACGGCTTCATGACCATCGCGGGAGGGGCCATCGGCTACGGAATGCCCTGTGCCGCCGGAGCGGCGCTCGCCGCGCCAGGGCGGCCCATCATCAACATCCAGGCGGACGGCAGCGCCATGTATACCGTTCAGGCCCTCTGGACGATGGCGCGGGAAGGCCTGAATATTACGACCCTCCTGTGCAACAACGGAGGATACCGCATCATTGGCATGGAACTGGAGCGGGCGGGTCTCGTGGACCTCACGGAGGTTAGCCGCCGCCTCGTTGACATCGACGGTCCCGCCATAGACTGGACCTCCCTTTCCACGGGCCTTGGCGTCCCCGCAACCCGAGTGGCGGACGCCGCCGGCCTGGCACGGGAGATGAAGAGGGCCATGAGTGAGGAGGGGCCTCATCTTATCGAAATGATGGTAGTGCAGGGATAA
- a CDS encoding GNAT family N-acetyltransferase — MVITLSPITADDRLAVMEIFNYYIENTFAAYPEVPLPDDFLDMLLIMSNGYPTVAARTEEGVVAGFGLLRPYNPLPAFFKTAEITYFLKPEFMGQGIGKAILDYLLDMGKEKGIHSILANVSSLNEQSIQFHAKNGFSECGRLREVGQKKGRVFDVVYFQKLI; from the coding sequence ATGGTAATAACCTTATCGCCTATCACTGCCGATGATCGCCTGGCCGTCATGGAGATATTCAACTATTATATTGAGAATACCTTTGCGGCTTATCCGGAGGTTCCGCTTCCTGATGATTTCCTCGATATGCTTCTCATTATGAGCAACGGGTACCCAACGGTTGCCGCCAGGACCGAGGAGGGCGTCGTGGCCGGCTTTGGGCTCCTGCGGCCCTACAATCCCCTGCCTGCTTTCTTTAAGACCGCCGAGATCACCTATTTTCTCAAACCTGAATTCATGGGTCAGGGTATCGGCAAAGCGATTCTTGATTATCTCCTCGATATGGGAAAGGAGAAAGGGATCCATTCGATCCTTGCAAACGTCTCATCCCTTAATGAACAAAGCATCCAATTTCACGCAAAGAACGGCTTTTCCGAATGCGGCCGCTTGAGGGAAGTTGGCCAGAAGAAAGGGCGGGTCTTCGACGTGGTCTATTTTCAAAAATTGATATAG
- a CDS encoding PepSY domain-containing protein — MTQNVVLWHRYTCLAVVLFMAGALFFPFPVEAARRKSLCTGKDVRGITFEEFWAKGREEGTKWAGYRLRVRRIISVPVVGFDGRSGRAPVWEAQIVRCDKSLATVDEEEIGPRACRGRSVTIRMVEAGVKGADAGIHVSKEIHFRGFSIPEERIVISPQRAEEIANTHRQYQPAETDSYSYELRYDQRNDRPIWVIKRTCGYRGKSEGRCQSGDHWIVKVDAESGEVRK; from the coding sequence ATGACACAGAATGTTGTCCTTTGGCACAGATACACATGTCTTGCGGTGGTTCTTTTCATGGCGGGTGCGTTATTCTTCCCCTTCCCCGTCGAAGCCGCGCGGCGCAAATCGCTCTGCACGGGAAAGGATGTCCGGGGCATCACATTTGAAGAATTCTGGGCAAAAGGCCGCGAGGAAGGAACGAAGTGGGCAGGCTACAGATTGCGGGTGCGAAGGATCATCTCCGTACCCGTAGTGGGCTTTGACGGACGCAGCGGGCGGGCGCCGGTATGGGAGGCCCAGATCGTGCGTTGCGACAAGAGCCTGGCGACGGTCGACGAGGAAGAAATAGGCCCCAGGGCTTGCAGGGGGCGATCCGTCACGATCCGCATGGTAGAGGCTGGTGTAAAGGGGGCGGATGCGGGGATCCATGTTTCAAAGGAGATACATTTCCGTGGGTTTTCCATCCCCGAGGAGAGAATAGTCATCAGTCCGCAGCGCGCCGAGGAGATAGCCAACACGCACAGGCAATACCAGCCGGCCGAGACCGACAGCTACAGTTACGAACTCAGGTATGACCAGCGAAACGACAGGCCCATCTGGGTCATCAAGAGAACCTGCGGCTACAGGGGAAAATCAGAAGGCCGCTGCCAGTCCGGCGACCACTGGATAGTCAAGGTAGACGCGGAATCGGGAGAAGTCAGGAAGTGA